Proteins encoded together in one Impatiens glandulifera chromosome 1, dImpGla2.1, whole genome shotgun sequence window:
- the LOC124913448 gene encoding RNA polymerase II C-terminal domain phosphatase-like 4 has protein sequence MTLTSAIHDDHPPIPFSTPTIMIEQYSAGLVLAKEDHTPPRDLKKSTRALKRRRFDEDLKQSCDHRANVGGLCFVCGCQLSSNSSTMTNYLDEKIPLKYVLDDFSLTKKEFFLFRCTNYRTNLIEKKKLSLILDLDNTAIHSISFDDFLKEDHTRDSKSLKEKGIVTFKKRKILTKIRPSVTYFLEEVSKLFELYIYTLGSQSYANAFANMVDRDEALFDWRVISRDDCTTKGEKNLDVVLGGEEKTVVIVDDKESVWPKHKDNVLQIKPYYYWQKNQKKTESTENSIKSINYDNDKEDVELLIILSTLKKLHRSFFDCERIYIHENDVRHNIKRAREYYLKHKHRNKLNS, from the coding sequence ATGACCTTGACCTCGGCTATTCATGATGATCATCCACCTATTCCGTTTTCGACTCCTACAATAATGATCGAACAGTACTCAGCGGGCTTAGTTTTGGCGAAGGAAGATCATACACCACCGAGAGATCTCAAAAAGTCGACGAGGGCTTTGAAAAGACGCCGATTTGATGAAGATTTGAAGCAATCATGCGATCATCGAGCCAACGTGGGAGGCCTCTGTTTCGTTTGCGGTTGTCAACTTTCTTCTAATTCATCGACAATGACTAACTACCTTGATGAAAAGATACCACTTAAATACGTGCTGGACGATTTCTCTCTAACCAAAAAGGAGTTTTTCCTTTTCCGTTGCACTAATTATCGGACAAACCTCATCGAAAAGAAGAAGCTTTCTCTCATCCTCGATCTTGACAATACTGCAATTCATTCCATCTCATTCGATGATTTTTTAAAGGAAGACCATACTAGGGACTCCAAATCCCTTAAAGAAAAAGGAATTGTTACTTTTAAGAAGAGGAAGATCTTAACGAAGATAAGACCATCCGTGACCTATTTCTTAGAAGAAGTGAGCAAGTTGTTCGAGCTTTATATTTACACTTTGGGAAGTCAATCGTATGCAAATGCCTTTGCAAATATGGTTGATCGGGATGAGGCCCTTTTTGATTGGAGGGTTATTTCGAGGGATGACTGCACAACCAAAGGCGAGAAGAATCTTGACGTCGTGCTCGGAGGGGAAGAGAAGACAGTGGTGATTGTGGACGACAAAGAATCTGTTTGGCCAAAACATAAGGATAATGTGTTACAAATAAAACCTTACTATTATTGGCAAAAGAATCAGAAAAAGACCGAGTCAACGGAAAACTCCATTAAGTCCATTAATTACGATAATGACAAGGAAGATGTAGAGTTGTTGATTATATTGTCGACACTAAAGAAACTTCATAGGAGTTTTTTCGATTGTGAGAGAATTTATATTCATGAGAATGATGTTAGGCACAACATCAAGCGTGCTAGAGAGTATTACTTAAAACATAAACACcgtaataaattaaattcttaa